The following coding sequences lie in one Arachis ipaensis cultivar K30076 chromosome B05, Araip1.1, whole genome shotgun sequence genomic window:
- the LOC107642332 gene encoding RNA-binding protein 34 isoform X1, with the protein MGKKKPKDPPQTDLASPHAAAGIFSSLFADAPEASTALASLFSDDNPFRRKPTQPSQESNEQTRIPNNVGSAQHDTGEEKRKRKTLEENPSADSAIEASGKKRKYHESIEEAKGSDLAIEKNDAGKEKKKKKKRKREELEKEWEERKYGAVVDEEKEASLLENGKVGNKRKLLHDPADMMVSKEGFDDEEKLLRTVFVGNLPLKVKKKTLLKEFKKFGEVESVRIRSVPIQDTKKPRKGAILAKKINDAADSVHAYIVFKTEESAQASLSHNMAVVEGNHIRVDRACPPRKKLKGEITPLYDNKRTLFVGNLPFDVKDEELYQLFCSIPNLGTSVEAVRVVRDPHLNVGKGIAYVLFKTKEAANSALKKRNLELRDRELRLSHAKADSTPSKKPKPKPSPAQAPGTPAKRKSLATTSPSSSINRSNKKSNASYQGLRATKSDFKKKAHGVEKSKGHSGKRPSVAARKAKAKMLKESGSSKQAGMKRKLDSRTPDSSFRSKKVKKNR; encoded by the exons ATGGGCAAAAAGAAACCAAAGGACCCTCCACAAACCGACTTAGCTTCGCCCCATGCCGCCGCCGGCATTTTCTCCTCGCTCTTTGCCGACGCACCGGAAGCAAGCACCGCCCTCGCTTCCTTATTCTCCGACGACAACCCCTTTCGGAGAAAGCCCACTCAACCTTCTCAGGAATCAAACGAACAAACTCGAATCCCTAACAATGTCGGATCCGCACAACACGACACCGGCGAGgagaagaggaaaaggaaaacCTTAGAGGAGAATCCCTCCGCCGATTCCGCAATCGAAGCTTCTGGGAAGAAGAGGAAGTACCACGAGTCAATTGAAGAGGCCAAAGGCTCTGACTTGGCAATTGAAAAGAACGATGcggggaaggagaagaagaagaagaagaagaggaaaagagaGGAGCTTGAGAAGGAGTGGGAGGAGAGGAAGTACGGTGCGGTGGTGGATGAAGAAAAAGAAGCGTCTTTGTTGGAGAACGGAAAAGTTGGGAACAAGAGGAAGTTGCTGCATGACCCTGCTGATATGATGGTATCGAAGGAAGGGTTTGATGATGAGGAGAAGCTCTTGAGAACGGTATTCGTTGGAAATTTGCCTctcaaggtgaagaagaagacCCTGCTCAAAGAGTTCAAGAAGTTCGGTGAGGTTGAATCCGTGAGGATTCGTTCTGTTCCGATACAAGAC ACTAAAAAGCCTAGGAAGGGTGCTATCCTTGCGAAGAAAATCAATGATGCTGCTGATAG TGTTCATGCCTACATTGTTTTCAAAACGGAAGAATCTGCTCAGGCATCTTTGTCCCACAACATGGCAGTG GTTGAAGGGAATCATATTCGTGTTGATAGGGCATGCCCGCCCCGCAAGAAACTTAAAGGGGAGATTACTCCACTTTATGATAACAAGAGAACTTTGTTTGTGGGCAACCTTCCATTTGATGTGAAG GATGAAGAACTATATCAGTTATTTTGTAGCATACCTAACCTGGGAACCAGTGTAGAAGCTGTAAGAGTTGTTAGAGATCCTCATCTTAATGTTGGAAAGGGTATTGCCTATGTGCTGTTTAAAACAAAG GAAGCTGCTAATTCTGCACTCAAGAAACGGAACTTGGAGCTTCGAGACCGAGAATTACGACTCAGTCATGCCAAGGCTGATTCCACTCCATCGAAaaagccaaagccaaagccatCACCAGCACAAGCTCCTGGCACCCCAGCCAAGAGAAAGTCTCTGGCTACAACGTCTCCTTCAAGCAGCATCAACAGGTCAAACAAAAAATCCAATGCATCTTACCAGGGTCTGCGTGCAACAAAATCTGATttcaagaagaaagctcatggaGTAGAAAAATCAAAAGGACACTCGGGGAAACGACCATCAGTTGCTGCCAGAAAAGCCAAAGCCAAAATGCTCAAAGAAAGTGGTTCATCAAAACAAGCTGGGATGAAACGCAAGCTTGATAGTCGTACTCCAGATAGCTCCTTCAGAAGTAAGAAGGTGAAGAAGAATAGGTAG
- the LOC107642332 gene encoding nucleolar protein 12 isoform X2, which translates to MGKKKPKDPPQTDLASPHAAAGIFSSLFADAPEASTALASLFSDDNPFRRKPTQPSQESNEQTRIPNNVGSAQHDTGEEKRKRKTLEENPSADSAIEASGKKRKYHESIEEAKGSDLAIEKNDAGKEKKKKKKRKREELEKEWEERKYGAVVDEEKEASLLENGKVGNKRKLLHDPADMMVSKEGFDDEEKLLRTVFVGNLPLKVKKKTLLKEFKKFGEVESVRIRSVPIQDTKKPRKGAILAKKINDAADSVHAYIVFKTEESAQASLSHNMAVVEGNHIRVDRACPPRKKLKGEITPLYDNKRTLFVGNLPFDVKEAANSALKKRNLELRDRELRLSHAKADSTPSKKPKPKPSPAQAPGTPAKRKSLATTSPSSSINRSNKKSNASYQGLRATKSDFKKKAHGVEKSKGHSGKRPSVAARKAKAKMLKESGSSKQAGMKRKLDSRTPDSSFRSKKVKKNR; encoded by the exons ATGGGCAAAAAGAAACCAAAGGACCCTCCACAAACCGACTTAGCTTCGCCCCATGCCGCCGCCGGCATTTTCTCCTCGCTCTTTGCCGACGCACCGGAAGCAAGCACCGCCCTCGCTTCCTTATTCTCCGACGACAACCCCTTTCGGAGAAAGCCCACTCAACCTTCTCAGGAATCAAACGAACAAACTCGAATCCCTAACAATGTCGGATCCGCACAACACGACACCGGCGAGgagaagaggaaaaggaaaacCTTAGAGGAGAATCCCTCCGCCGATTCCGCAATCGAAGCTTCTGGGAAGAAGAGGAAGTACCACGAGTCAATTGAAGAGGCCAAAGGCTCTGACTTGGCAATTGAAAAGAACGATGcggggaaggagaagaagaagaagaagaagaggaaaagagaGGAGCTTGAGAAGGAGTGGGAGGAGAGGAAGTACGGTGCGGTGGTGGATGAAGAAAAAGAAGCGTCTTTGTTGGAGAACGGAAAAGTTGGGAACAAGAGGAAGTTGCTGCATGACCCTGCTGATATGATGGTATCGAAGGAAGGGTTTGATGATGAGGAGAAGCTCTTGAGAACGGTATTCGTTGGAAATTTGCCTctcaaggtgaagaagaagacCCTGCTCAAAGAGTTCAAGAAGTTCGGTGAGGTTGAATCCGTGAGGATTCGTTCTGTTCCGATACAAGAC ACTAAAAAGCCTAGGAAGGGTGCTATCCTTGCGAAGAAAATCAATGATGCTGCTGATAG TGTTCATGCCTACATTGTTTTCAAAACGGAAGAATCTGCTCAGGCATCTTTGTCCCACAACATGGCAGTG GTTGAAGGGAATCATATTCGTGTTGATAGGGCATGCCCGCCCCGCAAGAAACTTAAAGGGGAGATTACTCCACTTTATGATAACAAGAGAACTTTGTTTGTGGGCAACCTTCCATTTGATGTGAAG GAAGCTGCTAATTCTGCACTCAAGAAACGGAACTTGGAGCTTCGAGACCGAGAATTACGACTCAGTCATGCCAAGGCTGATTCCACTCCATCGAAaaagccaaagccaaagccatCACCAGCACAAGCTCCTGGCACCCCAGCCAAGAGAAAGTCTCTGGCTACAACGTCTCCTTCAAGCAGCATCAACAGGTCAAACAAAAAATCCAATGCATCTTACCAGGGTCTGCGTGCAACAAAATCTGATttcaagaagaaagctcatggaGTAGAAAAATCAAAAGGACACTCGGGGAAACGACCATCAGTTGCTGCCAGAAAAGCCAAAGCCAAAATGCTCAAAGAAAGTGGTTCATCAAAACAAGCTGGGATGAAACGCAAGCTTGATAGTCGTACTCCAGATAGCTCCTTCAGAAGTAAGAAGGTGAAGAAGAATAGGTAG
- the LOC107642333 gene encoding uncharacterized membrane protein At4g09580 produces the protein MGKEGGDTVGEVVPPPSPSSKFPLSAWETAVASSVVLGFAAGICGVYLTMPDSDYSFLKLPRTLEDLQLLRDNLENYTSDYTAQVLVGYCVVYIFMQTFMIPGTVFMSLLAGALFGVLKGVALVVFTATAGASSCYFLSKLIGRPLLSSLAPEKLKFFQNEVAKRRKSLLNYMLFLRLTPTLPNTFINFASPIVDVPYHIFFLATVIGLIPAAYVTVRAGLALGELQSVGDLYDFNSIATLFFIGLVSVTPTLISKNES, from the exons ATGGGGAAGGAGGGTGGCGACACCGTTGGGGAGGTAGTGCCGCCGCCGTCGCCGTCGTCGAAGTTCCCATTGAGCGCCTGGGAAACTGCGGTGGCTTCATCGGTGGTTTTGGGATTCGCGGCGGGTATATGCGGCGTATACCTAACGATGCCGGATTCCGATTACAGCTTCCTTAAGCTCCCTCGCACCCTTGAAGATCTTCAACTCCTTAG AGATAACCTTGAGAACTATACAAGTGACTACACTGCACAAGTCCTGGTGGGATACTGCGTGGTATATATTTTCATGCAGACTTTCATGATTCCAGGGACTGTGTTCATGTCGTTGCTTGCTGGAGCTCTTTTTGGAGTCTTAAAAGGCGTAGCTCTGGTTGTGTTCACTGCCACAGCAGGAGCTTCTTCATGCTATTTCCTGTCAAAATTGATTGGGCGACCCCTTCTCTCCTCTCTTGCACCAGAAAAGTTGAAATTCTTTCAAAATGAG GTggctaaaagaagaaaaagtttGTTGAACTACATGCTTTTCCTGAGACTGACTCCCACCTTGCCTAATACATTCATTAACTTTGCTTCACCAATTGTTGATGTTCCTTATCATATTTTCTTTCTGGCAACTGTTATTGGACTCATACCTGCTGCATATGTCACTGTCAGG GCTGGGTTGGCTCTTGGAGAGCTGCAATCAGTGGGGGATCTCTATGATTTCAACTCAATTGCTACCTTGTTCTTCATAGGTCTTGTCTCAGTTACACCCACGCTAATTAGCAAGAACGAGTCATAG
- the LOC107642335 gene encoding inositol-tetrakisphosphate 1-kinase 5 isoform X2 gives MAEEEERGGEGKRRFRIGYALAPKKQQSFIRDSLVSLARSRGIDLVRVDTNLPLSEQGPFDCLLHKLYGDDWKRQLREFATANPNAAVLDSPEAIERLHNRISMLQVVSELRIECRCSGETFGIPKQIVIYDKETLFDRQAWETLKFPVIAKPLVADGSAKSHKMALVFSHDGLNKLKPPIVLQEFVNHGGVIFKVYVVGERVRCVKRKSLPDVSEEKKVSDEVLSFSQVSNLAANQTIDDSYYEMMHLGDTEMPPLSFVTDIARGLRKRTEEDGTGGAIEEESAGSERCWQGCDDSRSIVSGSFCGDGDEGNLQVSSRGMEEKESSVQV, from the exons ATGGCGGAAGAAGAAGAACGAGGAGGAGAAGGGAAGAGGAGATTCCGCATAGGTTACGCGCTCGCACCGAAGAAGCAGCAGAGCTTCATCCGCGACTCGCTCGTTTCCCTCGCCCGCTCGCGCGGTATCGACCTCGTAAGGGTCGACACAAATCTACCATTGTCGGAGCAGGGTCCATTCGATTGCCTCCTCCACAAGCTATACGGCGACGACTGGAAGCGCCAGCTGAGGGAATTTGCGACGGCGAACCCTAATGCGGCGGTTCTTGACTCGCCGGAGGCGATCGAGCGGCTCCACAACCGGATTTCGATGCTGCAGGTGGTTTCGGAGCTGAGAATCGAGTGCCGCTGCAGCGGTGAGACATTTGGAATCCCGAAGCAGATCGTGATCTACGACAAAGAAACACTGTTCGACCGGCAGGCGTGGGAGACGCTGAAGTTTCCGGTGATCGCTAAGCCGCTCGTCGCCGACGGCAGCGCCAAGTCGCACAAGATGGCGTTGGTGTTCAGCCACGATGGCCTCAACAAGCTGAAGCCACCGATCGTTCTGCAGGAGTTCGTTAACCACGGCGGCGTCATCTTCAAGGTGTATGTTGTCGGCGAGCGCGTGAGGTGCGTGAAGAGGAAGTCCCTCCCTGACGTCTCCGAAGAAAAGAAGGTCTCGGACGAGGTCCTCTCGTTCTCTCAGGTGTCGAATTTGGCGGCGAACCAGACTATTGATGACAGTTACTACGAGATGATGCATTTGGGTGATACGGAGATGCCGCCGTTGAGCTTTGTCACGGACATTGCTCggggattgaggaag AGAACCGAAGAGGATGGCACAGGGGGTGCCATTGAGGAGGAAAGTGCCGGTTCGGAAAGGTGTTGGCAGGGTTGTGATGATTCAAGGTCCATTGTGAGCGGTAGTTTTTGTGGAGATGGGGATGAGGGTAACCTTCAAGTATCAAGTCGTGGCATGGAAGAGAAAGAGAGTTCTGTTCAAGTATGA
- the LOC107642335 gene encoding inositol-tetrakisphosphate 1-kinase 1 isoform X1: protein MAEEEERGGEGKRRFRIGYALAPKKQQSFIRDSLVSLARSRGIDLVRVDTNLPLSEQGPFDCLLHKLYGDDWKRQLREFATANPNAAVLDSPEAIERLHNRISMLQVVSELRIECRCSGETFGIPKQIVIYDKETLFDRQAWETLKFPVIAKPLVADGSAKSHKMALVFSHDGLNKLKPPIVLQEFVNHGGVIFKVYVVGERVRCVKRKSLPDVSEEKKVSDEVLSFSQVSNLAANQTIDDSYYEMMHLGDTEMPPLSFVTDIARGLRKVMKLNLFNFDVIRDSRYGNRYLIIDINYFPGYAKMPGYEAVLTDFFCDVLCKRTEEDGTGGAIEEESAGSERCWQGCDDSRSIVSGSFCGDGDEGNLQVSSRGMEEKESSVQV, encoded by the coding sequence ATGGCGGAAGAAGAAGAACGAGGAGGAGAAGGGAAGAGGAGATTCCGCATAGGTTACGCGCTCGCACCGAAGAAGCAGCAGAGCTTCATCCGCGACTCGCTCGTTTCCCTCGCCCGCTCGCGCGGTATCGACCTCGTAAGGGTCGACACAAATCTACCATTGTCGGAGCAGGGTCCATTCGATTGCCTCCTCCACAAGCTATACGGCGACGACTGGAAGCGCCAGCTGAGGGAATTTGCGACGGCGAACCCTAATGCGGCGGTTCTTGACTCGCCGGAGGCGATCGAGCGGCTCCACAACCGGATTTCGATGCTGCAGGTGGTTTCGGAGCTGAGAATCGAGTGCCGCTGCAGCGGTGAGACATTTGGAATCCCGAAGCAGATCGTGATCTACGACAAAGAAACACTGTTCGACCGGCAGGCGTGGGAGACGCTGAAGTTTCCGGTGATCGCTAAGCCGCTCGTCGCCGACGGCAGCGCCAAGTCGCACAAGATGGCGTTGGTGTTCAGCCACGATGGCCTCAACAAGCTGAAGCCACCGATCGTTCTGCAGGAGTTCGTTAACCACGGCGGCGTCATCTTCAAGGTGTATGTTGTCGGCGAGCGCGTGAGGTGCGTGAAGAGGAAGTCCCTCCCTGACGTCTCCGAAGAAAAGAAGGTCTCGGACGAGGTCCTCTCGTTCTCTCAGGTGTCGAATTTGGCGGCGAACCAGACTATTGATGACAGTTACTACGAGATGATGCATTTGGGTGATACGGAGATGCCGCCGTTGAGCTTTGTCACGGACATTGCTCggggattgaggaaggtgatgaagcTGAACCTCTTTAATTTTGATGTCATTAGGGATTCCCGGTATGGGAATCGGTACCTTATCATTGACATCAATTACTTCCCAGGGTATGCAAAAATGCCTGGCTATGAGGCTGTCTTGACAGATTTTTTCTGTGATGTGTTGTGCAAGAGAACCGAAGAGGATGGCACAGGGGGTGCCATTGAGGAGGAAAGTGCCGGTTCGGAAAGGTGTTGGCAGGGTTGTGATGATTCAAGGTCCATTGTGAGCGGTAGTTTTTGTGGAGATGGGGATGAGGGTAACCTTCAAGTATCAAGTCGTGGCATGGAAGAGAAAGAGAGTTCTGTTCAAGTATGA